The Bacteroides sp. AN502(2024) DNA segment GCAAATGTAGGTATAAGTAACGATAAAGGGGGTGGGAAACCCCCTCGCCGCAAGACTAAGGTTTCCTGATCAACGCTAATCGGATCAGGGTTAGTCGGGTCCTAAGGCTCAGCCGAATGGTGATGCCGATGGCAGAACAGGTTAATATTCCTGTACTACCTTATGGAGTGACGTGGAGACGGAGTCGTGACAACGCCGCGGACTGACGGAATAGTCCGTTGAAGGGTGTAGATGTTGATCTTTGCAGGCAAATCCACAAAGAGAGTCGAACCTGATAGTATGGAGCGTTCCTCGGAACAATCCAATAGTGCGTGTAATCATACTCCCGAGAAAATCCGCTAAACTTAATCCCTAAGGTACCCGTACCGCAAACGGACACACGTAGTCGGGTTGAATATACTCAGGCGCTTGAGTGAATCACGGTTAAGGAACTAGGCAAACTGACCCTGTAACTTCGGGATAAAGGGTCCCAACGTGAGTTGGGCGCAGAGAATAGGTCCAGGCAACTGTTTAACAAAAACACAGGGCTGTGCAAAATTGAAAGATCATGTATACAGCCTGACACCTGCCCGGTGCTGGAAGGTTAAGAGGAGACGTCATCGCAAGAGAAGCGTTGAATTGAAGCCCCAGTAAACGGCGGCCGTAACTATAACGGTCCTAAGGTAGCGAAATTCCTTGTCGGGTAAGTTCCGACCTGCACGAATGGTGTAATGATCTGGACACTGTCTCAACCGTGAGCTCAGTGAAATTGTAGTATCGGTGAAGATGCCGATTACCCGCGATGGGACGAAAAGACCCCGTGAACCTTTACTATAGCTTAACATTGAATTTGGGTAATTGATGTGTAGGATAGGCCGGAGACAATGAAGTGGATACGCCAGTATCTGTGGAGTCGCTGTTGAAATACGGCCCTTTGATTATTTGAGTTCTAACTCCTTTACTGGAGGACACTGTTTGGTGGGTAGTTTGACTGGGGTGGTCGCCTCCAAAAGCGTAACGGAGGCTTCTAAAGGTGCCCTCAGGACGATTGGTAACCGTCCGCAGAGTGTAATGGCATAAGGGCGCTTGACTGGGAGACTTACAAGTCGATCAGGTAGGAAACTAGAGCATAGTGATCCGGTGTTTCCGTATGGAAGGGACATCGCTCAAAGGATAAAAGGTACTCCGGGGATAACAGGCTGATCCCTCCCAAGAGCTCATATCGACGGAGGGGTTTGGCACCTCGATGTCGGCTCGTCACATCCTGGGGCTGGAGAAGGTCCCAAGGGTTGGGCTGTTCGCCCATTAAAGTGGCACGCGAGCTGGGTTCAGAACGTCGTGAGACAGTTCGGTCTCTATCTATCGTGGGCGTATGAAATTTGCGTGGCTCTGACACTAGTACGAGAGGACCGTGTTGGACTGACCTCTGGTTTACCGGTTGTGCCGCCAGGTGCATTGCCGGGTATCTAAGTCGGGATTGGATAAGTGCTGAAAGCATCTAAGTACGAAGCCAGCCACAAGATTAGATTTCTCAGGGTCGTCAAAGACGATGACGTTGATAGGATGCAGGTGTAAAGGTGGTAACATCAAAGCCGAGCATTACTAATTGCCCGTCGACTTTCTTTCGGAGATGTATCGGTTGGTTGTATACGTTTAGCTTGTAATAACTGAATTTTTACTTTTCATCATGTCATGACTTTATTCAGGTGGTTATAGCACGAGGGTTCCACCTCTTCCCATTCCGAACAGAGAAGTTAAGCCTCGTCACGCCGATGGTACTGCGTAACAGTGGGAGAGTAGGTAGCCGCCATTTTTGAAGAAGCCCCTTGATTCTAAAGTGAGTCAAGGGGCTTGCTGTGTTTGGTCACTTCGTATTGAGGAATATTTTTTGGGTCACCGGTAAAGTCTTGTGGGGTCATTGATAAAATCCTGTGGTTTTATGCATAAATTTTAGTTAGTCTATACAAGAAAAAGGGTATATCTATAACCCCTCTAAGTTGTGCTCTGAACTGTTTAACTTTCGCATTAAATGATTCTGCAGCAGCATTTGATGCCCTATTGATATAGAAGTTTAGTATCTCCTCACTTCTGTCATATAATGTAGCAGCTATTGTGTTAAACGAGTCAAATCCAGATTGTTCTACTTCTTGATACCACTTCGCTAAATTGGTTCTTGCTCCTGCCTTTATTGATCGTTTATTAAAAATCATTCTTAAAGAATGACTAAGTGAATATGCCCGTTTAATATCCGGATATTCTCTGAATAAGACTGTAGCTCTGAGCTTCTGTGCTTCAGTCTATTTTTCAGCAGATTTGAAAAGCAGATACCGGCTCCTTGCCAATAATTCCTTGCGTGTATCACCATTCTCAAAGGTAAAAGGGGTATATTTCTTTTTCAGACCTTTAGCTTCCTGCCTGACATCAGTCTCTTCTTGTATAGCTTCCCAACGGTGTCCGATTCTAATTTCCTGTACAGCATCACACGCCAGCTTTTGAATATGGAAGCGATCTATCACACGGATAGCCGAGGTGAAACATCTGCGAACGATCTTGCGCATACTTTCTGACAAATCAAGAGTGACCTCCCGCACCATCCGAAGTGCTTCTTCAGGGATTTGTTCTAGCACAGCTATGACATCGTCAGCCTTGGTACCCTTGACAATAGCCACGATAGCACCTTTACCACCGTGTGCCTCTCTGTTGATGATTATAGTATATAACTCACCATTAGAAAGGGAAGTTTCATCAATACTCAAGTACGGTCCCAGGTTCTCGGAAAACAGCAGCCAGTTTGCGGCATGGGACAGTTGATCCCACATGCGGTAGTCACTTAGATACTCTTTATATTGCCGCTCAAACTGATCACCGTCAATATGATAATAACGTTCAAGAGAGCGGGCCGTAATCGGGTATTTCTCCAAGCAATCCTTTTAAAAAAGACGCGAATTCTTTTGAATGTCGCGTTCCCTGAGCGGTAAGCTCAAAAGTGTTACAGATGATAGAACCGGTTTCCTTGTCGAGCCATTTACGACGCCGTACACATAAGCTTACCTTACGGTCACGGATAGGAAAATCACGAATATAAACCGGAGGAAGAAAACCTTTGGACTCTAAAGAGTGAACCCTAGAGGACAAGGGAGGAAGATTTTGCTCATCTAAATGAATGGTTAACATTTCAGCGGTGTTCTCTATTTTAACAATATCAAAACACTCCAACAGGTCAGCTGGGAGTATGAAGCGAGCAAGAACTAAAAGAGTATCGTAACTAGTCATAAGAGTTTTTTGAAGGCAAAGATAAGAATTGGAGAGAAGAAGACCACATGATTTTACCGGTGAGCCATAATACCTATTAAAAATCTGAATATTTACTGATAGATTGTATGTTATATGGATTTAGCCGCGATAGCGGCTTGGCTATCTATTTTTTGAAGGAATTTGTGAAAGAGTTAGACTTCCGACAGGTAGAAAATCTGCTTGCCGGAAGTTGTTCTTGTTTTCTTTTTATCGTTTTCTTCTCCTCCAGCATATCCAAATACCACATAGTCCCATAAGAGATGGGATTCCATAGCAATAGATAATTTTGATGGTGGATAGATCCATAGGAGTCAGACTGATATCTTTATCGAGATAAGGAGCTCTGGAAGAGGAAACCGGAAATTCATTATAGCATAGCCAACGGAATGAACCGGGAATCATATTGAAGTTGAATGAATAAATACCCGGTCTTGAGCTTTTTTGTAGTTCGGCATTGCTGAAACAGTCAGCATCACCCAACACAATGATCCGTTGCTTTTTATCTTTGCCTTTTATCTTGCGGGTTAACGCTATTGCCGTGGGATAAGCTCCCAGCTTTTCACCCTGAAGAGAGTCTAATGAAAGGGAGTCATTTACAAAATCTTTTGTTTGATACTCAATCCATGTTTGTTGGGCGTTGCTTTGCAATAAAACTATCGGATGGAATTTTGTCGTATTGACAATTTCCAGAGCAACAGTCGATGGCATGGTGACTGCGCTATGTGTCTGCCTGTCAACCATACGTTTGTAGAAACCTCCTATACTGTCAGCGGCTGTTTGGGTAGCTTTCGAGAGAACGAGGTCGCCCGGATTAATATCAGAAGGTTGTGCAATAATTCCCGGTAGTAGTTTTAAACCAACTTTCTGAAGTAAAGAATTCATAACTTCCTGACGTCCGACATCGCCCATAATCATCATGTTACCTCCACGTTCAAGAAAACGATCTATAATTTCTTGTTCTTTTGCACTTAAGGGTGAACGCATTTCAGCAATAAGTAATATATTGATATTGCTTGGTATATCATTTATATCCTTCAGATTCAACTCTACCAAATCAAAACCTTGATTGATCATGGAATAACGAAAACGACCGTGTGTGGCGAAAAGTGAATAATCCTGATCACCTTTTTTAGTGATGGAGCGTTCTTGATGTCCTGTGATGGCACCAACCTTCACGGGAGTAACAAGCATTTTCTTCAATGCTGCGGAGATTTCAGTTTCAGAAGGGTGGTATTCCATGTCGTCAAACAAACGAAGACGCGCCTGTTCACCAGATTCACGTTCAACAACGCGCACAAATCGATAGTTTTCTTTAGCCAAGTCTATTTTATCTTTCAATTCTTCGCTACTTTTAAGTTTTTTAGGATTGAAGTTCTTTTTCTTGGCAACTTCATACGCTATCTCTTGAATATTCTTATTCGGATATTGGCGATAAAGAGTACTGTCTTTCGGTGTGGAATAATAATAAACATACTTCATCTTTATTTCCGGTTTGAAACGTGTGTACATTTTGAAGCGTGCCATATCTTTTTTTTGCTCCTTTGGAGAAGCAACATCAAATTCTTTATCGAAAATATTGACGTAGGTTGTGATTGTCATAGGTCCGGACAATTGTTTCATTACTTCCTGACTCTCTTTCGAAAGTGTACGTTGTTTGCTGCGGGTAGCATCATAAAAGCCCATCATTGCCGGACGTGAACTGACAAAGCCAATCATTATAATGGTACATACAGCTAATGCATAGCGCATTGTTTTTGAAAGGAGTGAACGACGTGTCTTTTCATTATTCAGTTTAATGACCGATAGCCAGAGGAATAATAAAATTACGGCGAGGAAATAGATGACATCATCGCTACATATCAACCCTCCAACCATCTCACTAGCACGTCCTTTGATGGATAACCAATAAGTAATCTCTCTAAAGAACATAGACTCTTGACCGATTTCTCCTACATAATTGAAAAAGGCTAATGCGGAAAGGGTGGCAACGGCTGCCACAACTTGATAAGATGTAAGCGTGGTCATAAAGAGACCGATAGAGCAATAGGTCAATATCAATAGAAACATGGATAACAATCCCGCTAAGATAAGTGTGATATCAACATGTGGCACCGATATAAACATTATGATTGTCGGCAAGGCAAGTATAACGACAAAGATCTGGGCAAATACTACCATTGAGACAAACTTGCCGGTGATAATTTGAACACTGCTTACCGGTGATGAATATAGCAGTTTGATAGATCCTGATGAATATTCACGGCTCATCAAATTCATGGTTAATAGAGGAATATAGAGATAGATTGTTTCTTGTATTACTTCATATATTCCTTTAAAGCCAAGAGCAAAACCGGCTGTAACACTAAAGGTGATCGTGTTGCCTAATGCTTTTATTTTTACTATTTCCGTCAGAATATTCATAAAATCGAATCCTACCTGACATGTAAAAGCAACCAGTAGCAACCATGCAACCGGTGAGTAAAAAAGTACCGCTAGTTCGGTACGAGCTATTCTAAGTATAAGTCTTAAGTTCATCTTTTTCTCTATTAATTTCTTCTGCGGAAAAAATAAATGCCGACTCCTATTAGTAGGAGGATAGCCGGTATAATAATTATGAAAATAGTTTTCATCGTACTGATATCCTTCACTCCGACCGAAAGCTTGTCGTCGGTGCAATGAGGACGGCGTACGTCAATAGGAAATTCTCCTCCGGAAAGCCAGCGGAAGCTTTCGATAATCAGATTAAAGTTTCCTGATGTATATCCTTCACGTGAAAGAGTTAGTTCGGCATTACTCATACAATCTGCATCGCCAGAGATAATAATACGTTGCTCTTTGTCTTTCAGTTGACGTGAAAGAGCATAGGCCGTGATATAGGTTTGTTCTTTCTCTTCTGCCGAGGCATTACATTGTATAGGTGATTCCTCCAAATCGATTTGTTCCTTCTCAATCCATACTCCTTTGGTATTTGTTTCAAGCATTGGTATGTATTGGAATCTATAATCGTTGTCGAAGGTGGTAAGAGCTACACAACCGGGCATAGAGACACGTAGGTCATGTTTGGGAAAATCATCTTTGAATCCAAATGTTAGTTTTCCCGATTCACGTGTTGCCTTGGCTAGAATCAGATTAGGAGAGAAATCAACGGAAGATTGTGCCAGTTGATATTCTTCCATTTTGATACCGAATTTGCTTAAAAAAGGATTCATCACTTCTTGCCTGCCTGTATCGGTGAGAATAAATAAATTACCACCACGAGCCAGGTAAGCTTCCAGTTGATTTTCTCCTTTTTCAGTAAGCGGGGTTCTCATTTCTGCAAGGACCACGATATTGATTAGGGAAGGAATGGTGTCTCCGTGAGAAATGTCGATCTCGCAGACATCAAAGCCTTGATTAATTAATGCGGCTCTGGAATATTTCTCTATGGAGAAGTTGCTGTAATCGCGGTCACCCGATTTGGATACTTCACGCTCACCGTCTCCTTTGATAAAGGCAACAGTGGGAGGAGTTGAAATCATTTTTTTGATAGCTGCTGTAATTTCCGCTTCGGATGGTGTTGCATCCATATCTTCAAAATCACGGATGAAGGTACGTTTTCCATCTTGCGTTTCCATAATGCGAACAAATGTATTTTGTTCTTCACGCAGGTCGACGATTTTGCGGATTTCTTCCGGGGATTTGAATAAATGAGGATTCAGGTTATAAATCATGGTCATATAATCACGCAACTCATCCACAGTTTTGTCCTGAAACTTAGGTTTATTTGCAATGCCATTGGGCGCGAAGTCATAATAATAGACATACTTCACTTGCAGGTCCGGTTTAGCGAGACAGTAAGGTTCGAAGATTGTTTCATTCGCTTTCTTCATAATAGGGAGGTAGCGATACGATTTATTATCAAGCAGATTAACGTAATTGGTAATAGTTACCGGTCCTGTCAATTTTGCTAATACATGCCGGCTATTTTCGGTAAGTGAATTTAGTTTTGTGCGTGTTGTATCCCATACCTTGATCATTCTCGGACGTGAAGTGAAATAGCCAATAGCCATTGCTGCGACAAAAAATCCCAGATAGCTGGTTGCTTGCCGGAAACGACTGATCGTTCGCCGGTCGGATGTAAGTTTGAAAGTGGTAAATGTCAGGAAAAGGGTTACTACGACCACGAAATAAATCACGTCCTCACTCCGGATTACTCCATTCAGCATATCGATTGTTCTTCCGTTTATTGACAGCCAATAAGTCAGTTCGCGTATAAAATCGTACTCCTGACCGATACTTCCTACGAAATTCAGTATCGCTAATACAATAAGAGTCCCCACTGCAGCTACTACTTGATAAGTCGTAAGTGAGGACATAAAGAGCCCGATAGCGCAATAGGCGCATATTAATAAATAGAGTCCTAAAAGGGCGACTAAAACTGGTGGCCAATCAAAAAGGGGAATTACCAAACTGCCATAAATGGTACCGGCTATCGGGACAAGCATCAGACAGCAGCCGAATCCGATGGCTGCAAGGTATTTGCCCAATACGATCTGACCACTGGTGACTGGGGAGGAATATGTCAGTTTGATTGAACCTGATGACGTTTCGCGACTGATGAGCCCCATTGTCAGCAATGGAATATAGATGTATATGTTTGAAACGATAGAGGATAGAAAACCGTAGCTGCCTAAGAAACAAATACTGCTCAAAGATACTTCTTCGCCTCCCGAGAGGTCATAACCGGTCACTATGCTTTCCATTAGTGATGTGAAACCTGATGCTGTCAGGAATGAAAAAACAATCAATATGAACCATGCAATCGGCGAATAGAATAAAATAGCCAAATCGGTTCGGGCAATACGCATTATAATTTTTAGATCCGTCATGTTAGATATTGTTTTTAAGTTTTCCCGATAGTTGTGCAAAGATTATGTCAAGAGAGCACCGTTCCATGGTGATTTCTTTTAGCCGCCATCCGTTTTGTACGCTCAATGCCACCACTCGCTCTGTTATGTTTTCATCGTCATCAAAGCGAATCCGGAATGTACTGGGATAGAGCTCTTCTATATTCAATACATGTTCTATCTTTGCCAGTTCTTCTATAGAAGGAGGAAGGGCAAATGTAACGGTGAAACTACTTGGAACTACATAATTATCAAAGTCCTTCATGGTGCCGGAGAATACCACTTTACCGTGTTCAATCATACGAATGTCGTTGCAAGTAGCTTGCACCTCCGATAGGATATGCGTAGAGAGTAACACCGAATGATCTTCTGCAATTTCCTTAATCAGATTACGAATTTCGACAATCTGGTTAGGATCAAGTCCGTTTGTAGGTTCATCGAGTACTATGAATGGAGGATTATGCACAATTGCCTGTGCAATTCCTACTCTTTGTTGGTATCCGCCTGAAAGATTCTTTATCAGCCGTTTGCTGAAATGGGTAATGGCGCAACGTTCTTTGGCTATTTCTACGGCTTCACGGATTTTTGATTTTTCCATTCTCCGTAATGTAGCACAATGTATTAAGTATTCGTCGACAGTCAAGTCCGGATGAAGAGGTGGCTTTTGAGGAAGGAAGCCGATGTGTTTTTTGGCTTCAACCGGATTTTTCCGTAGATCGATGCCATTGATAAATACATCCCCTTCTGTTTGATTTAAAACTCCACAAATGATATTCATGGTGGTGGACTTACCTGCTCCGTTAGACCCTAACAGACCTAATATACCTGTTTTCTCAATGGAAAAATTGATATCGCGAATAGCCCAATCGACACTATAACGATGGGATAAATGCTTGACTTCGACAATAGGATTACTCATAATTTTTATTTTAAATGATTAATAGATTTCTTATTTATATTACCATGCAACTCCTCTTTTTCATTTAGATAGTTATGAAATTCATATTTTGCCGGACATCGGTCTATATTCGCGTATGCTTCCATCGTTTGTTGTACCTTCGTAGTTCGATTTCACTTTACCAAACCGATAAGCAAAATTTATGGTGAAAAATCGTCCATAATAATTGGTCCACGTGTTTTGAATGTAGTTGGAATACATTTGGCTATTGAAAGTCCGATGACTATTTAGTAGATCATATGCGGCAATACTAATGTCTCCTTTGCGATTTAACACTTTGCAGCCTATGTTCAAGTTTAGGGTGTGATTGCGGTTAGTCTCTTTATTAATTCCATAATCACGGCTGAAAATGAAATTATAATGACTACTTAAATAGAAATATTTACATATTTGGCTTATGTCTAACATTGCTCCTGCTGTCTGATAGAATGTTTTACCTGTATAATTTTCAGTATTGATGCTATGTACATAATGGGTATTGGCACTGATTGTTATTTTTAATCTTTTAGTTAAATTACAGAGTAGAAAATGTTCGAGTGATGGACTATAGGTACGTGTTGTAGTCTTATTTTCTCCTATGTAATATGGATTATGTTCGTAGTTGAATTCGGTAGATAAGGTATATTTGGATTTTATACTACGTATAGGGGCCTGCCATATCAGTTTGCCTTTTATGTCCCAATACCCTTCTACGTTTTCAAAACTAATTAGAGAACTGTGTGCAGGTGCTGTGTATTGCAATTCCGGTAGATAAGTTTCGGCATTGTAATAGGTTGTCTTCGCAACAGGAGAGTGTTGGCGGATAGAGGTATTGATGATAACACCTATAGTGTGGTTATGCTTTCCTAACATACGGTTGCAACTGAAGAGGAACGAATGTAGATATGATTGTTTTAAGTTGGGGTTTCCACTGCGTAGCATGTAAGGATTGCTGTTATCTATTTGTGGGCGTAACTGCACAATGTTTGGTACAAAATTATGCAATCTGTAAGCGGTACTCCATGACTTTGTTATATCTGTATGCACAAAAGATATGGCTACTGTTGGAGAGATGAATGTTTTACGGTAGTTATTCATTTCTTTTTCTTCTCGCTTAAGTGTACTTTCTTTAAGTCCTGAGGAAATGTCACAACTTATTTTTTCATAGGGAGAAAAGTGAAATGAAACTTCCTGTTTTTGTGTCAGGTTATTTACTTTATAACTATATGTATTGGCTTCGTCTGTTTGTGGATTTGTAGGGTTCAACATATTCCAAGCGAATTGGTGTTTCCATCCGTTTTCGTATTTAACAGAATAATCAAAAGATATTTGGTTGTCATTTTCTGGATTCAGTATATATATAAGTTGAGCATTGCCATTCCACTCCGTGTTACGGAGTTTTGATGGAATAGTCAGATAAGTTTGTGTTATCGAACTTTCTAATGTGTCTATTCGTAATGAATGATTTTCACCTTTATTTATATCTACTGAACTTTCTAATGTATATCCGATTCTGTCGGTAATACCGTTGGCATAACTGACATTTTCTCTCATATGAAAATTCTTGTTTAGATTATCGTAATGCATTAGGCTTTTCGATGTTTGAAGATTGTTTTCTTCATTATATATGTAAAGCAATTGCCAATCTTTGTTGTTGTTATATGTTATAAGCTGGTTCCAACGGAATTCTCCCCATTTGTCGTTTGAATTGGAGAAAGAAAATTCGGAATAGTGATTTTGCCTTCTGCCGCTGTTGCTATTTTGTTCTTCATAGAGGCGTTGCTGATAATTGTTGTCAGGAAAATAATATCGTTCGGATCGTGTACTTATATTGTCGCGATCATATTCGAAAGTGTAAAAAGCTCTAAATGTACCGTATGTTCCATTTTCTGTGTCCCATGAGCGTTCTGTAGCTAGATCTACATAAGTTGTTTCGTTGTAAGTACTACTAGGATCGGAAATGGAAAAAACATCTTTGATATTATTTGATTTCCGGTTGATATTATTATGAAACACATTACTTGTGAGTAAAAATTTCTCGGAGAAAAAGTTTGCTGTGAGTCCGAGTCCTTTACGGAACTTTCCTTTGTCGTTCGTTGAATCTAGGTTGCTGCCTGCACTAGTCAATAAGTGGGCTTTCCAGGAGCTGATGAGTTTACTTCTAGTTTCTATGTTGAGCACTCTGGTGAGATCTCCTCTGTACATTAGTTTTTTTGTTTTCGTATTTTCATATTCATCATAAGCTTTGATTTTTAATACATCTGTTGCAGAAAGATTCTTGAGTGCTTCCATTGGGTCACTTCCAAATATTAGTTTGCCGTCTATATAAGTTTTGGCTACTTGCTTCCCCATGACTTTGACGGAGTGATTGGTTGTCTCTGTTCCGGGAAGTTGCTCGACTATATTCATAGCGACATCTCCTTCTTGTACGTTGACTGCCTTCGGGTTGAATATTAGCGTGTCACCATTCTGGGTCATAATGGGGATTCTGCCCTTGATGG contains these protein-coding regions:
- a CDS encoding Gldg family protein encodes the protein MNLRLILRIARTELAVLFYSPVAWLLLVAFTCQVGFDFMNILTEIVKIKALGNTITFSVTAGFALGFKGIYEVIQETIYLYIPLLTMNLMSREYSSGSIKLLYSSPVSSVQIITGKFVSMVVFAQIFVVILALPTIIMFISVPHVDITLILAGLLSMFLLILTYCSIGLFMTTLTSYQVVAAVATLSALAFFNYVGEIGQESMFFREITYWLSIKGRASEMVGGLICSDDVIYFLAVILLFLWLSVIKLNNEKTRRSLLSKTMRYALAVCTIIMIGFVSSRPAMMGFYDATRSKQRTLSKESQEVMKQLSGPMTITTYVNIFDKEFDVASPKEQKKDMARFKMYTRFKPEIKMKYVYYYSTPKDSTLYRQYPNKNIQEIAYEVAKKKNFNPKKLKSSEELKDKIDLAKENYRFVRVVERESGEQARLRLFDDMEYHPSETEISAALKKMLVTPVKVGAITGHQERSITKKGDQDYSLFATHGRFRYSMINQGFDLVELNLKDINDIPSNINILLIAEMRSPLSAKEQEIIDRFLERGGNMMIMGDVGRQEVMNSLLQKVGLKLLPGIIAQPSDINPGDLVLSKATQTAADSIGGFYKRMVDRQTHSAVTMPSTVALEIVNTTKFHPIVLLQSNAQQTWIEYQTKDFVNDSLSLDSLQGEKLGAYPTAIALTRKIKGKDKKQRIIVLGDADCFSNAELQKSSRPGIYSFNFNMIPGSFRWLCYNEFPVSSSRAPYLDKDISLTPMDLSTIKIIYCYGIPSLMGLCGIWICWRRRKR
- a CDS encoding Gldg family protein, translating into MTDLKIIMRIARTDLAILFYSPIAWFILIVFSFLTASGFTSLMESIVTGYDLSGGEEVSLSSICFLGSYGFLSSIVSNIYIYIPLLTMGLISRETSSGSIKLTYSSPVTSGQIVLGKYLAAIGFGCCLMLVPIAGTIYGSLVIPLFDWPPVLVALLGLYLLICAYCAIGLFMSSLTTYQVVAAVGTLIVLAILNFVGSIGQEYDFIRELTYWLSINGRTIDMLNGVIRSEDVIYFVVVVTLFLTFTTFKLTSDRRTISRFRQATSYLGFFVAAMAIGYFTSRPRMIKVWDTTRTKLNSLTENSRHVLAKLTGPVTITNYVNLLDNKSYRYLPIMKKANETIFEPYCLAKPDLQVKYVYYYDFAPNGIANKPKFQDKTVDELRDYMTMIYNLNPHLFKSPEEIRKIVDLREEQNTFVRIMETQDGKRTFIRDFEDMDATPSEAEITAAIKKMISTPPTVAFIKGDGEREVSKSGDRDYSNFSIEKYSRAALINQGFDVCEIDISHGDTIPSLINIVVLAEMRTPLTEKGENQLEAYLARGGNLFILTDTGRQEVMNPFLSKFGIKMEEYQLAQSSVDFSPNLILAKATRESGKLTFGFKDDFPKHDLRVSMPGCVALTTFDNDYRFQYIPMLETNTKGVWIEKEQIDLEESPIQCNASAEEKEQTYITAYALSRQLKDKEQRIIISGDADCMSNAELTLSREGYTSGNFNLIIESFRWLSGGEFPIDVRRPHCTDDKLSVGVKDISTMKTIFIIIIPAILLLIGVGIYFFRRRN
- a CDS encoding ABC transporter ATP-binding protein, yielding MSNPIVEVKHLSHRYSVDWAIRDINFSIEKTGILGLLGSNGAGKSTTMNIICGVLNQTEGDVFINGIDLRKNPVEAKKHIGFLPQKPPLHPDLTVDEYLIHCATLRRMEKSKIREAVEIAKERCAITHFSKRLIKNLSGGYQQRVGIAQAIVHNPPFIVLDEPTNGLDPNQIVEIRNLIKEIAEDHSVLLSTHILSEVQATCNDIRMIEHGKVVFSGTMKDFDNYVVPSSFTVTFALPPSIEELAKIEHVLNIEELYPSTFRIRFDDDENITERVVALSVQNGWRLKEITMERCSLDIIFAQLSGKLKNNI
- a CDS encoding outer membrane beta-barrel protein; protein product: MKRFISIFLLLCIVAPINAQDKTNELSGFIIHKQENGTNGSLDGANIFLTYAKDTLKTTSINGVFRFKPVKTGKAKLIITAIGCRKVEKELNIIAGKNPNLYIEILDESIQLEEVTIKGRIPIMTQNGDTLIFNPKAVNVQEGDVAMNIVEQLPGTETTNHSVKVMGKQVAKTYIDGKLIFGSDPMEALKNLSATDVLKIKAYDEYENTKTKKLMYRGDLTRVLNIETRSKLISSWKAHLLTSAGSNLDSTNDKGKFRKGLGLTANFFSEKFLLTSNVFHNNINRKSNNIKDVFSISDPSSTYNETTYVDLATERSWDTENGTYGTFRAFYTFEYDRDNISTRSERYYFPDNNYQQRLYEEQNSNSGRRQNHYSEFSFSNSNDKWGEFRWNQLITYNNNKDWQLLYIYNEENNLQTSKSLMHYDNLNKNFHMRENVSYANGITDRIGYTLESSVDINKGENHSLRIDTLESSITQTYLTIPSKLRNTEWNGNAQLIYILNPENDNQISFDYSVKYENGWKHQFAWNMLNPTNPQTDEANTYSYKVNNLTQKQEVSFHFSPYEKISCDISSGLKESTLKREEKEMNNYRKTFISPTVAISFVHTDITKSWSTAYRLHNFVPNIVQLRPQIDNSNPYMLRSGNPNLKQSYLHSFLFSCNRMLGKHNHTIGVIINTSIRQHSPVAKTTYYNAETYLPELQYTAPAHSSLISFENVEGYWDIKGKLIWQAPIRSIKSKYTLSTEFNYEHNPYYIGENKTTTRTYSPSLEHFLLCNLTKRLKITISANTHYVHSINTENYTGKTFYQTAGAMLDISQICKYFYLSSHYNFIFSRDYGINKETNRNHTLNLNIGCKVLNRKGDISIAAYDLLNSHRTFNSQMYSNYIQNTWTNYYGRFFTINFAYRFGKVKSNYEGTTNDGSIREYRPMSGKI